CGCATCAACCGGTTTCCGGCGGGGTCGTCCGGCCGCAACCGCAAGGCGATCCGTAGATGGCTCATGGCCTCTTCCCGCCTTCCCATCCTGAGCAACACCCCTCCGAGGTTCGTGTGCGCGTCCACGAAATCCGGCTTTCGCTCCACCGCCATCCGCAGGCACTCCAGCGCCTCCCCGCTCCTTCCCATCCGATCCAGCGTGACACCGAGGTTCGTCAGGGCCAGGTGGTCGTCGGGCCGCCGTTTCAGAATCTCGCGGAATTGCGCCGCGGCTTCCGCGTAGCGCCCTTTCTCTCCGAGCGTTCTCCCAAGTCCGGTACGTATGTCCGTCTCCTCCGGCCGGTATCGGAAACCGTCCTCGAAGGCGCGGATGGCCTCGTCGACCTTCCCTCCGGCCAGCAACGTGTCTCCGAGGTTGAATAACGCCGTCGGGTTCTCCGGTTCGACGCGCAAGGTGTGCCGAAAGAGTGACTCGCTGTCCTTCCAATGGGAAACCTGCAGCCATGCCGCGAAGGAGAGAAGGAGGATTAGAAGGCCTCCGCCGAATCCCAACAGCCAACGCCGGAACGGGACGTTCCGGGCGATGTCATGGATGCCCCAGACCGACATCACGGCCACACCGACCATGGGAAGATACATGTACCGGTCCGCCATGGCCTGCATGCCGACCTGTACCCATCCGATCACCGGGACGAGGGTGCCGAGATAAAACAACCAGCCCGCGGTGAAGTACGGCCGGCTGCGACGCCATCGCCAGGCGGCCAGGGTCACCCCTGCAAGCACGGCGGCGGCGGCGGCGAACTTCCACCACGGCAATCCGGCGGGCAGTTCCACCGGATGGGGATAGAAGACCGCTAGATGGGCGGGCCAGAAGAATTTGCCGAGATATCCGGCGTAGGAAACGACGGAATTTTCGAGCCGGATGCCGAGGGGGATCTCGACCAGGGAACTCACCGCACCGCCTTGCCGCTGGGCGATGAACGTTACCACGCACGAGGCCAGGGACATCAGGAACCAGGGAGACTTCTCGATCAGGAGTTTCCGGACCGGCACAGCCTCTCCCGGGGATCCGATACCGCCGTCCCCGTCGAAAAATAATCCCAGCCGGCGGAGCGGCCAGTAGTCCAGGAGCAGGAATACGAACGGCAACGTGACGACCATGGGTTTCGACATCAACCCCAGCAGGAAGAAGGCCGTTACTGCGAGGTAATTCGGAATCCCCCCGCGAACGGCGTATCGCCGGTAGGACCCGACCGCCAGGAGCCAGAATAAGGCGCAAAGGAGATCCTTCCGCTCCGCGATCCAGGCGACGGATTCCACGTGGAGCGGGTGCACGGCGAACAGCGCCGCGACGAACCCGCTCCGCCAGGGAGCGGCCGTCATCCCGCGAAGGACAAGAAACAGCGCCACCGTGTTCGCAATGTGGAGGATGAGGTTGATCCGGTGGTGCCACCCCGCGTCCAATCCGAACAGCTCCACATCCGCGAGGTGGGACAACCACGTGATCGGATGCCAGTTCGCCTCGTGGAACGTCACGAACGCCCAGCGGACCGTGTCCCGAGTCCAACCCTGGAGCACCATCGGATTTTTCGTGACGTACGCATCGTCATCCAGCGTGATGAACGAGTGGCTTCCGACAGCCCGGTAAACGGAAAGGGACAGGAAGATCAGCAGGATGGTGATCGGGAGTGTGCGTCGTTCCGTGAACAGTTGCCCGATTCCCCTTCGGGTGGATTCACACGATCCCGAATTTCTTCATCCGGTATCGGAGTGCGTCCCTGGACAGCCCGAGGATCTCCGCCGCCCGGGTCTGGTTCCCCTGGGTCGCCTCCAGGGCCTGTCGCAGGAAGTCCCGCTCGACCTCTTCCAGGATCACCCCTCCCTCCGGAAGGCTGAAACCGTGTCTCTCCGGAGAAGGAACGGGGGACCCCGGCTCACCGGAAGAGTCCCTCCGGGGGAACTCCCGCGCCCCGGAGTCGCTGCCGTCCATTGAGGATTCCATCGGCATCGGGAGATCGAGAAGTTCCACGACGTTTTCCGTGCCGAGGATGAGCGCGCGCTCGACGATGTTTCGCAGCTCGCGGACGTTTCCAGGCCAGCCGTAAGCGCCCATCCGGCGCTTCGCGTCATCGGAAAACCCGTCCAGCGGGCGCTTGAACTCCTTCGAAAACTCGGAGAGGAAATGGTCGGCCAGGGGGAGGATGTCCTCCCTGCGCTCCCGCAAGGGGGGGATGTGGATCGGGATGACGTTGAGGCGGAAGAACAGGTCCTCGCGGAACCGCCCCGTCCGTACGAGTTCCGCCAGATCCCGGTTCGTCGCCGCGATGATCCTGACGTCCACCTCGATGTCCCGGTGCCCGCCGACCCGGCGGAACGCCTTGTTCTCGATGAATCGAAGAAGCTTGGCCTGCAGCCCGTGCTTCATGTCCCCGATCTCGTCCAGGAAGATCGTTCCGCCGTCGGCTACCTCGAAGAGCCCTTTCTTGGCCGCCTTCGCGTCGGTGAAGGCGCCTTTCTCGTGCCCCATGAGCTCCGACTCGAGCAGATCCTCGGGGAGGGCGGTGCAGTTGATGGGGATGAACGGGCGGTTGGAACGGCTGCTTTCGTAATGGATCGCCTGGGCGATGAGGTCCTTTCCGGTGCCGCTCTCCCCCTGCAGGAGGACCGTGGCGGCCTCC
This window of the Deltaproteobacteria bacterium genome carries:
- a CDS encoding sigma-54-dependent Fis family transcriptional regulator; the encoded protein is MARSRILVVDDERMIRWSIQQALVKDGFAVSTVETGEEAVAQAADEPPDLVLLDITLPGMDGIEVLRRLKSQDPAITVVMLTAIEELKVVVEAMRLGAYDYVSKPFDLDRLRVIVQNALDRRELRQEVEFHRKESVRRYGFHRIVGSSPGLRDVVGIARKVAKSEAATVLLQGESGTGKDLIAQAIHYESSRSNRPFIPINCTALPEDLLESELMGHEKGAFTDAKAAKKGLFEVADGGTIFLDEIGDMKHGLQAKLLRFIENKAFRRVGGHRDIEVDVRIIAATNRDLAELVRTGRFREDLFFRLNVIPIHIPPLRERREDILPLADHFLSEFSKEFKRPLDGFSDDAKRRMGAYGWPGNVRELRNIVERALILGTENVVELLDLPMPMESSMDGSDSGAREFPRRDSSGEPGSPVPSPERHGFSLPEGGVILEEVERDFLRQALEATQGNQTRAAEILGLSRDALRYRMKKFGIV
- a CDS encoding tetratricopeptide repeat protein, yielding MVLQGWTRDTVRWAFVTFHEANWHPITWLSHLADVELFGLDAGWHHRINLILHIANTVALFLVLRGMTAAPWRSGFVAALFAVHPLHVESVAWIAERKDLLCALFWLLAVGSYRRYAVRGGIPNYLAVTAFFLLGLMSKPMVVTLPFVFLLLDYWPLRRLGLFFDGDGGIGSPGEAVPVRKLLIEKSPWFLMSLASCVVTFIAQRQGGAVSSLVEIPLGIRLENSVVSYAGYLGKFFWPAHLAVFYPHPVELPAGLPWWKFAAAAAVLAGVTLAAWRWRRSRPYFTAGWLFYLGTLVPVIGWVQVGMQAMADRYMYLPMVGVAVMSVWGIHDIARNVPFRRWLLGFGGGLLILLLSFAAWLQVSHWKDSESLFRHTLRVEPENPTALFNLGDTLLAGGKVDEAIRAFEDGFRYRPEETDIRTGLGRTLGEKGRYAEAAAQFREILKRRPDDHLALTNLGVTLDRMGRSGEALECLRMAVERKPDFVDAHTNLGGVLLRMGRREEAMSHLRIALRLRPDDPAGNRLMRAAMGGTGR